Proteins from a genomic interval of Yarrowia lipolytica chromosome 1E, complete sequence:
- a CDS encoding uncharacterized protein (Compare to YALI0E35156g, similar to uniprot|P32528 Saccharomyces cerevisiae YBR208c DUR1_2 urea amidolyase P6.9.f5.1) — protein sequence MSTSIGWTIPEWKEAQTNSSYEEGRHRLLDLVATFKDYKRGDPAWITLASTELINKQWKELQLMKKDPESLPLYGVPFAVKDSIDVADFPTTVACPAYLYVAKEDATTVRLIKEAGGIVVGKTNLDQFATGLVGTRSPYGKTPNTFSDKHVSGGSSSGSASVVARGLVPFSLGSDTAGSGRVPASLNNLIGLKPSAGIVSMKGAVPACKTIDCLSIFSLVLSDAQLVFNITAHYDKDDFYSRSLPHRPLKSFGPAPVFAVPENPLWFGDELNPEMFDNAVEHLRQQGVKVVKIDFNPLFDLAKCLYEGPWVAERYATLKDFMQNRKEDMNETVYGIIKHAETFTAADAFSYEYKRRAIVRKIEEIFSSIDGLFVPTCPLFPTMDSVAKEPVTVNANQGTYTNFVNLADLSALAIPAGFRKDGLPFGITLISQKFNDHALLDMAQKFLSTSRPLGALPKDQFTAKKGDALASSIVDNMPRTIPLAVVGAHMTGMPLNWQLQKVEATLARRTQTAKNYRLYALANTVPSKPGLRRVLPSDTTLRGEAIEVEVWDVPYQTFGEFVSMIPHPLGIGTIELADGKWVKGFICEQQGYDDAEDITKFGGWRAFKAEIKLKSESKPFETVLVANRGEIAVRLIKTLRKMGIRAIAVFSEPDRFAQHVLDADDSVSLEGTTAAETYLSIPKIIAACKQTGAEAILPGYGFLSENADFSDACEEAGIVFVGPTGDSIRKLGLKHSAREIALASDVPLVPGTGLIETVAEAEEAAKKLEYPLMIKSTAGGGGIGLQKVDKPEDLKRAFDTVKHQGKSFFGDDGVFMERFVEKARHVEVQILGDGKGNAIAIGERDCSLQRRNQKVIEETPAPNFPAETRTRMMNASEMLAKNLNYRGAGTVEFIFDEKRNEFYFLEVNARLQVEHPITEYVTGLDLVEWMILIGAGKAPDFEAQCAKTPKGASIEARLYAENPIKDFVPSPGQLTDVQFPTDARVDTWVSRGTKVSAEYDPTLAKIIVYGTDRADALQKLQKALEETVVAGVTTNLDYLKSIVGSEMFAEAKVSTQVLDSYNYHPNAIEITAPGSYTTVQDYPGRTKLWHIGVPPSGPMDTYAFRVANQIVGNNPKAPAIEATLVGPSILFHSDTVIAVTGGSAEATLNGNPIEFWKPVNVKAGQTLATGRLTSGCRLYIAIRKGLSIPEYLGSRSTFAFGNLGGFNGRTLKFGDVIFMNDPELPSCSIPAPISEPAPASADMIPQYGNSWTVGVTCGPHGSPDFFAQGWMDTFFDSKWKIHYNSNRFGVRLIGPKPEWARKDGGEAGLHPSNQHDYVYSLGAVNFTGDEPVILTCDGPSLGGFVCAAVVAEAELWKIGQVKPGDTVQFVPMSIDSARQLKKAQDRTITNLCGSSYESVDALLALEDYENPVIYTLPASTSTPRVVYRQAGDRYILVEYGDNSMDINISYRIHRLIEEVQQSIKGIVEMSRGVRSVLIEFHASASRSTLMKALVDFEKRLQIVETWQVPSRIIRLPMCFEDSKTLEAVKRYRETIRSKAPWLPNNVDFIQRVNKFSDRSQVRDILYTARYLVLGLGDVFLGAPCTVPLDPRHRLLGTKYNPSRTYTANGTVGIGGMYMAIYTMDSPGGYQLVGRTIPIWDKLSLGQERPWLMSPFDQIEYYPVNEEELDNITTEVENGRYAVEIEQSVFDFGVYSAWLKDNSESIDAHMASQAEGLDEFTNLIKVANEDLSYGKAVAPKEETPLSASAVQVFSEVTGRFWKSLVAVGDTVDKGQAILVVEAMKTEMIINTPTAGKVVKLYNINGDMVDTGDCVAVIEPVV from the exons ATGAGCACATCAATCGGCTGGACTATTCCTGAATGGAAGGAGGCACAGACCAACTCGTCTTACGAGGAGGGCCGACATCGATTGTTGGACCTTGTGGCCACCTTCAAGGACTATAAGCGTGGAGATCCCGCGTGGATCACTCTTGCCTCAACAGAACTTATCAACAAGCAATGGAAGGAGCTTCAACTGATGAAAAAGGACCCAgag TCCCTACCACTCTACGGAGTCCCTTTCGCTGTCAAGGACAGCATTGACGTGGCAGACTTTCCAACAACAGTTGCCTGCCCCGCCTACCTCTACGTTGCCAAGGAAGACGCCACCACCGTCCGTCTCATCAAGGAAGCTGGAGGCATTGTTGTCGGCAAAACCAACCTGGATCAATTCGCTACGGGTCTGGTTGGAACCCGATCTCCCTACGGAAAGACCCCCAACACCTTCTCCGACAAGCACGTGTCTGgtggctcttcttctggttcCGCTTCAGTTGTCGCCCGAGGCCTTGTTCCCTTCTCGCTCGGAAGTGACACCGCAGGATCAGGTCGAGTTCCTGCCTCTCTCAACAATTTGATTGGTCTGAAGCCCTCCGCTGGCATCGTTTCCATGAAGGGTGCGGTGCCTGCCTGCAAGACCATCGACTGCCTCTCAATCTTCTCTCTGGTGCTATCTGATGCCCAGCTGGTGTTCAACATTACCGCCCACTACGATAAGGATGACTTCTACTCGCGAAGTTTACCCCATCGACCTCTCAAGTCCTTTGGCCCCGCCCCTGTCTTTGCTGTCCCTGAGAACCCTTTGTGGTTTGGTGATGAGCTCAATCCTGAGATGTTCGACAATGCCGTCGAGCATCTGCGACAACAGGGCGtcaaggtggtcaagatTGACTTTAATCCTTTGTTTGATCTCGCCAAGTGCCTCTACGAAGGTCCTTGGGTAGCTGAGCGATATGCTACCCTCAAGGATTTTATGCAGAACCGAAAGGAAGATATGAACGAGACTGTGTACGGCATTATCAAACATGCAGAGACGTTCACTGCTGCAGACGCCTTTTCTTACGAATACAAGCGACGGGCCATTGTGCGgaagattgaggagatcTTCTCTTCAATTGATGGTCTGTTTGTGCCTACCTGTCCTCTATTCCCCACCATGGATTCTGTGGCCAAGGAGCCTGTCACTGTCAACGCCAATCAGGGTACTTACACCAACTTTGTCAACCTTGCTGATCTCTCCGCACTGGCAATTCCTGCTGGTTTCCGAAAGGACGGCCTTCCATTTGGAATCACACTCATCTCACAAAAGTTCAACGACCATGCTCTGCTGGACATGGCTCAGAAGTTCCTATCTACTTCTCGACCCCTGGGTGCCTTACCCAAGGATCAGTTCACTGCTAAGAAGGGTGATGCTctggcctcctccattgTTGACAATATGCCTCGAACCATTCCCCTGGCTGTGGTAGGAGCCCATATGACTGGCATGCCTCTCAACTGGCAGCTTCAAAAGGTCGAGGCGACTCTTGCCCGACGAACCCAGACCGCTAAAAACTACCGACTTTACGCGTTGGCCAACACCGTTCCTTCCAAGCCAGGTCTTCGACGAGTGCTACCTTCCGACACTACTCTTCGAGGCGAGGCTattgaggttgaggttTGGGATGTTCCTTACCAAACCTTTGGTGAGTTCGTCTCCATGATCCCTCATCCTCTTGGTATTGGAACCATTGAGCTTGCCGACGGCAAGTGGGTCAAGGGATTCATTTGCGAGCAGCAAGGATATGACGACGCCGAGGACATTACCAAATTTGGAGGCTGGAGAGCATTCAAGGCTGAAATTAAGCTGAAATCGGAGTCTAAGCCCTTTGAGACGGTCCTGGTGGCCAACCGAGGTGAGATTGCTGTCCGACTCATCAAGACTCTGCGAAAGATGGGAATTAGAGCTATTGCGGTCTTCTCCGAGCCCGACAGATTTGCTCAGCACGTCCTTGATGCTGATGACTCCGTTTCTCTAGAGGGTACCACTGCTGCCGAGACCTATTTATCCATCCCCAAGATCATTGCTGCTTGCAAGCAGACAGGCGCTGAAGCCATTCTTCCTGGCTACGGTTTCCTGTCTGAGAATGCCGACTTCTCTGACGCTTGTGAGGAGGCTGGCATTGTCTTCGTTGGTCCCACTGGTGACTCCATCCGAAAGCTTGGTCTCAAGCACTCTGCTCGAGAGATTGCCCTCGCCTCTGACGTGCCTCTTGTTCCCGGCACTGGTCTGATCGAGACGGTTGCCGAGGCTGAagaggctgccaagaagctcgagtACCCCCTGATGATCAAAAGCACcgctggtggaggtggtatTGGTTTGCAGAAGGTCGACAAGCCCGAAGATCTCAAGCGGGCGTTCGATACCGTTAAGCACCAGGGTAAGTCTTTCTTTGGAGACGATGGTGTCTTTATGGAGCGATTTGTAGAGAAAGCTCGACACGTGGAAGTTCAGATTCTCGGTGATGGTAAGGGTAATGCCATCGCTATTGGTGAGAGAGACTGTTCTCTTCAGCGACGAAACCAAAAGGTAATTGAGGAGACTCCCGCCCCTAACTTCCCTGCCGAGACTCGAACGCGGATGATGAATGCCTCCGAGATGCTGGCCAAGAATCTTAACTATCGAGGGGCAGGCACTGTGGAGTTCATTTTCGACGAGAAGCGAAACGAGTTCTACTTCCTAGAAGTCAACGCTCGTCTGCAGGTCGAACATCCCATCACCGAGTACGTCACTGGTCTGGATCTTGTCGAGTGGATGATTCTTATTGGTGCTGGTAAGGCTCCCGACTTTGAAGCGCAATGTGCTAAGACCCCCAAGGGTGCTTCTATCGAGGCTCGTCTCTACGCCGAGAACCCCATCAAGGATTTTGTGCCGTCTCCGGGCCAGCTCACGGACGTGCAGTTTCCTACTGACGCTCGAGTCGACACCTGGGTCTCCCGTGGAACTAAGGTCTCAGCCGAGTACGATCCTACGCTTGCCAAAATTATTGTTTATGGTACTGACCGAGCTGACGCTCTGCAGAAGCTTCAGAAAGCTCTGGAAGAGACTGTGGTTGCCGGGGTGACTACCAACCTCGATTACCTCAAGTCCATTGTCGGATCTGAGATGTTTGCCGAGGCTAAAGTCTCCACCCAAGTGTTGGATTCCTACAATTACCATCCCAACGCCATTGAGATTACTGCGCCCGGCTCCTATACAACAGTTCAGGACTATCCTGGCCGAACCAAGTTGTGGCACATTGGTGTTCCCCCTTCTGGGCCTATGGACACATACGCCTTCCGAGTGGCCAACCAGATTGTTGGTAACAACCCTAAGGCTCCTGCCATTGAGGCTACTCTTGTAGGTCCCTCTATTCTGTTCCACAGCGACACCGTCATTGCCGTCACCGGTGGATCTGCTGAGGCCACCCTGAACGGCAATCCTATCGAGTTTTGGAAGCCAGTGAATGTCAAAGCTGGACAGACTCTGGCTACTGGTCGTCTAACCTCTGGATGTCGACTGTACATTGCCATTCGAAAAGGCTTATCCATCCCCGAGTACCTTGGCTCTCGATCCACCTTTGCTTTCGGTAACCTTGGAGGCTTCAACGGTCGGACTCTCAAGTTTGGCGACGTCATCTTCATGAATGATCCTGAGCTCCCTTCTTGTTCCATTCCTGCTCCCATTTCCGAGCCTGCTCCTGCATCAGCTGATATGATCCCCCAATACGGAAACTCCTGGACTGTTGGTGTTACCTGTGGCCCTCACGGTTCGCCCGACTTCTTTGCCCAGGGTTGGATGGATACCTTCTTCGATTCCAAGTGGAAGATTCACTACAACTCCAACCGATTTGGTGTTCGATTGATTGGCCCTAAGCCGGAGTGGGCTCGAAAGGACGGTGGAGAGGCCGGTTTGCATCCCTCCAACCAGCATGACTACGTCTACTCTCTGGGGGCTGTTAACTTCACTGGTGACGAGCCTGTCATTCTGACATGCGACGGTCCTTCTCTTGGTGGTTTTGTTtgtgctgctgttgttgcgGAGGCTGAGCTGTGGAAGATTGGCCAGGTGAAGCCGGGAGACACTGTGCAGTTTGTACCCATGTCCATCGACTCTGCTCGACAGCTTAAAAAGGCACAGGACAgaaccatcaccaacctgTGTGGTTCTTCGTATGAGTCTGTTGATGCtctccttgcccttgaggACTATGAGAACCCCGTCATATACACTCTTCCTGCCTCAACGTCCACTCCCCGTGTCGTCTatcgacaagctggagaCCGGTACATTTTGGTTGAGTACGGCGACAACAGCATGGACATTAACATATCATACCGAATCCACCGACTCATCGAGGAGGTTCAGCAGTCCATAAAGGGCATTGTCGAAATGTCTCGAGGGGTTCGTTCCGTTCTGATCGAGTTCCATGCTTCTGCCTCTCGATCCACTCTCATGAAAGCCCTGGTTGATTTTGAGAAACGACTCCAGATTGTCGAGACCTGGCAGGTGCCCTCTCGAATCATCCGACTTCCCATGTGTTTTGAGGATTCCAAGACCCTCGAGGCAGTCAAGCGATATCGGGAGACCATTCGGTCAAAGGCTCCGTGGCTGCCCAACAACGTCGACTTCATTCAACGCGTCAACAAATTCTCCGACAGATCCCAGGTCAGAGACATTCTCTACACTGCCCGATACTTGGTCCTGGGTCTTGGAGATGTGTTCCTCGGTGCTCCTTGCACTGTGCCTCTTGATCCCCGACACAGACTGCTTGGAACCAAGTACAATCCCTCTCGGACCTACACTGCCAACGGTACTGTCGGTATTGGAGGCATGTACATGGCTATTTACACCATGGACTCCCCTGGTGGTTACCAGCTGGTTGGTCGAACCATCCCCATCTGGGACAAGCTGTCTCTTGGTCAGGAACGACCGTGGTTAATGTCTCCCTTTGACCAGATCGAGTACTACCCCGTTaatgaggaggagctcgacaacatcaccaccgaggTGGAGAATGGTCGATACGCTGTGGAGATAGAACAATCGGTCTTTGACTTCGGCGTTTACTCTGCGTGGCTTAAGGACAACTCCGAGTCCATCGATGCCCACATGGCTTCTCAGGCCGAGGGTCTGGACGAATTTACCAACCTGATCAAGGTCGCCAACGAGGATCTGTCCTATGGTAAGGCTGTAGCCCCCAAGGAAGAGACCCCGCTGTCTGCGTCAGCCGTCCAGGTCTTCTCGGAGGTCACTGGTCGGTTCTGGAAAAGTTTGGTTGCTGTTGGGGATACCGTTGACAAGGGTCAGGCTATCCTTGTGGTGGAGGCCATGAAGACCGAGATGATCATCAACACTCCGACGGCAGGAAAGGTTGTCAAGTTGTACAACATCAACGGAGATATGGTGGATACTGGGGATTGTGTGGCTGTTATTGAGCCAGTTGTTTAA